From Quercus lobata isolate SW786 chromosome 11, ValleyOak3.0 Primary Assembly, whole genome shotgun sequence:
TTAAAGTCTCATCAATATGCTTTTCAGGTTGGAACTGATTGTTGTAGATAAGTTGAACCACCCCATTTTTGTCAAGAACATAAGTCTCTCTTCCGGGCAATGTTCCAAATAGATCTGATGGCACTCCCCAATCTTTCCTCACTTTGTTCCCCTCGTCACTTAGCAAAGTGTAAGGAAGCCTAAATTTCTTTGCAAAAGCCTACAAACATTAATTTAAACCTTCATTGTCAACTGCAGTCATGATTAGCTACGATTACAAGattataaatatcacaataactCAATGGTAGGATGAActatattttcaaaaagcttAATTATTCTTGAAATTGCAAAAGCTTACTAAGACTAATTTATAAGTAtctgtgattaaaaaaaaaaaattacatccaTTGAAAAAGGAACCAAGCTTCAATATGATTACCCAATTATATGTTGAAAGAAAGAGTTGATAATTTGTACAATATCACAACATAAGTAGAGGTAGTCAAGTCCCGTTCCGCCACTTGCTGCATACATACATTACATGGCTAATAGATAAAAGGACATTGCATGAAGCATACCTATTATTGGTGGGCAAGATGCCAAGATAGTacataagtaaaacaaatacagaGCTATAATGCCACCAAAATAAGAGTTACATATAATTAATTGGAGCTAAAAATTGTACAATTAGATTAAAGAAATTGGTGTAAGATTGCCTATCAAGACCTCTCCCAAATCTTCTGGCAAAAAATGAGAGCTTTGTGCACTGGGTAAGACGTCTAGGAATTGTACAATTAGATTAAAGAAGACTATACGCAAGggtatctaatatatatatatatactatagtAGAATTGAGGTGTATACATACCACATTAAATATGTATAGCAGCTGTAACTCATTCTGGCTAGAAGTACCAGAAAATACAGGCAAAAAGGATTCTTCTGCTGTTAAACTTAAAGCTATCGCTCTATGTGAGAAGGTTATTGTATTACCTTGTGAGATGATGGATCGTCGCCGCTAATCCCAACAACCTGAGCTCCTGCTTTCTTAAATTTCTCGTAAGAATCCCTGAAAGCACAAGCCTGTCGGAGTATAATAGTAATCTGTTAGTTCCTGCCTGCATAACCTTAAGGCCCTCTTTAATAGCAATTGGGTGACAAATATGTCTATGTGAAACTATTCCCATAAAAGTAACAACTCAAAAAACATATATCATAGTatgtagtaataataataatagctaGTAAGAAATGTAATACTagcagaggaaaaaaaaaggacctgTTTGGTGCAGCCAGGGCTCTCATCAGCTGGGTAGAAATAGACCACAGTTGGCTTGCCTTTAAAGTTGGAGAGGCTCACATTTTTTCCATCCTGATCTTTCAATGTGAATGATGGTGGGGCCGTACCTTTGTTCACCTTTCAGGAAACACAAAAACTCATAGTCGTAGGTGATAATAAAGACAATAACTCttaattattacaaattgaCTAGCTGTGGCATTGGCACcacaattttatattgtaaattaATGTACCTTGGCAAAAATGGATCCCTtcactgaagaagaagaagatgggaTTGACAAGGATGAAGAATAAGAGACCTTTAGGCCATAGAACTGAGATTGTGATGAATTGGAGACAATTGGAAGGTTATGAGAGAACAATGAGTGTCTAGGACTAAGAGTTTGAGTGGAAAGTAGAGAGGGAATAGAGTGCTTTGGGAGAGTAAGTGAAGCCATGGATCGGATAGAGAAAGCAATGAATGAAGGGTTCTCTTATATATGAGTGAGCCACTCCCACTTCCTTTGCTCTTCTAGTTTAGTTTTGCGTTGGTGCTTATTTGGGAAAAATAGGGATTAGAAATAGATTGGCTTCTGCCTTCTGGGGTGGACAATTGCTAACCATTAACCGACatccttctcaaaaaatttgtttgtcgGCCAAGCTGGTaattagctttttatttttattggtttaaaatctaaacacacAACTATTTTGACACGACTTTGTTTGTCGGCCAaattagctttttatttttattggtttaaaATCTAAGCACACAATTGTTTTGACGCGACAACAGGTTTGACCGGAAAATATGAATAGTGAAAAAGTGATAATTGAGAAAGTAATAAGTAGCTAGTCATACTCataatctcttatattataattgtgacaaaagttgtgGTATTTGAAAAACTGTGtttattaattgttttaatggcttccttgtttctttatttcactgttttgtgaaaaataataagatcaaaaatcaaaaaagaaggGTGTCATTGAGTAGATACAAGTCTCTTAGAAAATGggatttcaaaatcaaaatggtTAAATTTAACCATAATTTAACAAATTAAGGACTTTGAATGGTACAAGAATAAATACTTGTCTAACTCCAAGAGACAGAGGAAGGGGGCATAAAAAGAATTGAATAGATAACAACTGGCTCAAAGGCTTTGAAGTAGCTTTAAAGTCTCATCAATGTGCTTTTCGGGTTGGAACTGATTGTTGTAGATAAGTTGAACCACTCCATTCTTGTCAAGAACATAAGTCTGTCTTCCGGGCAGTGTTCCAAATAGATCTGATGGCACTCCCCAATCTTTCCTCACCTTGTTCCCCTCGTCACTTAGCAAAGTGAAAGGAAGCCTATATTTCTTTGCAAAAGCCTACAAACATTAATTTAAACCTTCATTGTCAACTTCAATCATGATTAGCTACGATTACAAGATTATAAATACCACAATAACTCAATGGTATGATGAActatattttcaaaaagcttAATTTGTCTTGAAATTGCAAAAGCTTACTAAGACTAATTTATAAGGAtctgtgataaaaaaaattacatccaTTGAAAAAGGAACCAAGCTTCAATATGATTACCCAATTATATGTTGGAAAAAAGAGTTGATAATTTGTACAATATCACGACATAACTAGAGGTAATTGTTGAATTGGGcccgtgtgtggcttgaattgccacaagcccaagtCAAGTCTAAATTCCCTTTAGTTGACCAAATCCTATTTGTAATAGGAAACCTTTTTTGCTTCTGCCGACTTTAacatatgcatatatatattttgtattaagTGCAGCCGTGAGAATATATGGAGAGAAATCCTAATTAACCTAGTGTGTAGccacatgagagaaaatagagaaaagagagacagcaaacttctattcttattttttatgtgagagagtgttagggtgtaattgggatttgggtttcttgagagtgttcttgtgcactattgtatttttcctgataatagtgaaatccctgcaactccgtggacgtaggcaaattgccgaaccacgtaaatattgtcttgtgcatgtgattattttctttgacgtgtgttttctctatttgttttgtttctcacaggttgggattttggttaaattccctacaactggtatcagagcctagggttaggtttgagtgggagcaatggcagaggaagcaggaaaggcgtctggaatagaaaagtttgatggcacagacttcgcatattggaggatgcagattgaagattatctctatgggaggaaattgcatctgcctcttttggggacaaaacctgaggcgatgaaggctgaggaatgggctcttcttgacagacaggtactaggagttatcaggttaactctgtctaggtctgttgcacacaatgttgtaaaggagaagaccacagcagatctgatgaaggctttgtctggtatgtatgaaaagccgtcagcaaacaataaggtgcacttgatgaagaaactgttcaatctgaagatggcagagaatgcatcagtagcacaacatctgaatgaatttaatactatcacaaatcaattgtcgtctgtagaaattgattttgatgatgagattcgtgctctgatcatcttggcttctttgccaaacagttgggaggcaatgaggatggcagtaagcaattctacaggaaaggaaaaactcaagtacaatgatatacgagatttaattctggctgaggagattcgcagaagagatgcaggtgaatcctcaggatctggttctgccctaaaccttgagacaagaggcagaggtaataacagaaattcaaatcggggcagatcaaaatccagaaattctaatcggaacagaagtaaatctagatcaggtcaacaagtacaatgctggaattgtgggaaaacaggtcactttaggaatcaatgcaaaagtcctaagaagaagaatgaagatgattctgctaatgctgtaacagaagaggtacatgatgcattacttcttgcagtagacagtccacttgatgattgggttttggattcaggagcttcgtttcataccactccacaccgagaaatcatacagaattatgttgcaggtgattttggtaaggtgtatttggctgatggtttagccttggatgttgtgggtatgggagatgttcgaatattgttgcccaatgggtcTATTTGGTTACTTGAGAagattcgacatattcctgacctgaggaggaatctgatttctgttggacaacttgatgatgaaggacatgcaatactatttgttggtggtacttggaaggttacaaagggagctagggtattggctcgtggaaagaagactggtactctgtacatgacctcaagtccaagagacacaattgcagttgctaaTGCAAGTATTGATACAAGCCTATGACACCGCAGACTTGGTCatatgagtgagaaagggatgaagatgctgctgtcaaaaggaaaactaccagaattgaagtccattgattttgacatgtgtgaaagttgcatcttaggaaagcagaaaaatgtgagcttcttgaaaactggcaggacaccgaaggctggaaaattggagttagtacacactgatttgtgggggccttctccagttgcatcccttggaggttcaaggtactacatcacttttattgatgactcaagcagaaaggtatgggtttattttttgaaaaataaatctgatgtatttgaaacctttaagaagtGGATGGCtatggttgagacagaaacaggtttaaaagtaaaatgtttgaggtcagataatggaggagagtacattgATGGAGGGTttagtgagtattgtgctgcacagggaattaggatggagaagaccattcctgggacaccacagcagaatggtgtggctgagcgcatgaacagaactctcaatgagcgtgctaggagtatgaggttgcattcTGGACtgccaaaaactttttgggctgatgctgttagcactgcagcttacctgataaaccgaggaccttcagttcccatggagttcagacttcctgaggaggtttggagcggtaaagaggtaaagttttcacacttaaaagtttttggtagtgtttcttatgttcatattgattctgatgctcgtagtaaacttgatgcaaagtctaaaatatgttttttcattggctatggtgatgagaaatttggctataggttttgggatgaacaaaacaggaaaatcatcagaagtagaaatgtgatatttaatgaacaggttgTGTATAAGGACAGGTCAACCGTAGTGTCAGATATTACAgggatagatcaaaagaaatctgagtttgtcaacttagatgaattgactgaaggtactgtccagaaaaggggtgaagaagataaggagaatgtaaattcacaggtagatctgagtacacctgtagctgaagtccgcagatcttccaggaacattagacctccacaacgttattcacccactttaaattatctcctgttgattgatggtggtgagccagagtgttataatgaagccttgcaagatgagaattcaagcaagtgggagttagccatgaaggatgagatggattccttgttggggaatcagacatgggaactgactgaattgccagtaggaaagaaggctttacacaacaagtgggtatacagaataaaaaatgagcatgatggtagtAAACGTTAtaaggccagattagttgttaaagggtttcagcagaaggaaggcattgactacacagagatattttctccagttgtgaagatgtcaacaatcagactagtactgggaatgatggctgcagaaaacttacatcttgagcagttagatgtgaagacagcattccttcatggtgacttggaggaagatctttacatgattcagccagaagggttcattgctcaCGGACAAGAGAATTTAGTATGCAAACTgaaaaagagcttgtatggcctaaaacaagctcctagacagtggtacaagaaatttgacagttttatgcacaGAATTGGGTTTAAGAGATGTGAAactgatcactgttgctatgttaagttttttgacaattcttacatcatattactgttgtatgtggatgatatgcttattgcagggtctagcattgaggagattaataatatGAAGAAGtaattgtccaaacagtttgcaatgaaggatttgggagctgcaaagcaaatccttggtatgagaatcattagagacaaggctaatggtacattgaagctttcacagtcagagtatgtgaagaaagttctcagcaggttcaacatgaatgaagctaaaccagtgagtacacccttgggtagtcatttcaaactaagcaaagaacaatcaccgaagacagaagaagaaagggaacacatgagcaaggtgccctatgcctcagctattggcagcttgatgtatgctatggtgtgtacaaggccagacattgcacatgcagtgggagttgtgagcagattcatgagtaggcctggaaagcagtattgggaggcagtcaagtggattctgagatatctgaaggtttcatcagatacatgtctttgcttcacaggtgcaagtttgaaactgcagggttatgtagatgctgattttgctggtgatattgatagtagaaagagtactactgggtttgtttttactctgggtggtacagctatatcatgggcttcaaatctacagaagattgttactttgtctagtacagaaactgagtatgttgcagcaactgaagctggaaaggagatgatttggctacatggtttcttaaatgaattgggtaagaagcaggagatgggcattctacacagtgacagtcagagtgcaatctttcttgccaagaattcggtttttcattcaaagtcgaagcacatacagacaaaataccactttatccgttaccttgttgaagataagctggtaatgcttgagaagatttgtggatctaagaacccggcagacatgttgactaagggtgtcactattgagaagttgaagctgtgcgcggcttcaattggtcttctagcttgaggacaggaggatgagttgcagggatgagggattgtgttatggaggattgtggctgatgtttgcagcttgtgagcccttaagggctaaggtggagctgatggaggagtttgctagtgtagcttgatcaattcaagccaatgtggagatttgttgaattgggcccgtgtgtggcttgaattgccacaagcccaagtCAAGTCTAAATTCCCTTTAGTTGACCAAATCCTATTTGTAATAGGAAACCTTTTTTGCTTCTGCTGACTTTCacatatgcatatatatattttgtattaagTGCAGCCGTGAGAATATATGGAGAGAAATCCTAATTAACCTAGTGTGTAGccacatgagagaaaatagagaaaagagaggcagccaacttctattcttattttttatgtgagagagtgctagggtgtaattgggatttggattTCTTGAGattgttcttgtgcactattgtatttttcctgataatagtgaaatccctgcagtAATCACTAGTCAGGTCCCATTTTACATGGCTAATAAATAAGAGGACCTTGCATGAAGCATACTTATTATTGGTGGGCAAGATAGTacataagtaaaacaaatacagaGCTATCATGCCACCAAATAAGAGTTACATATAATTAATTGAAGTTAAGAATTGTACAATTAGATTAAAGAAATTGGTGTAAGATTGTGTATCAAGACCTCTCCCAACTCCCGCAAAAAGTTGAGAGCTTTGTGCACTAGTTGCAACGTTTAGAAATTGTACAATTAGATTAAAGAAGACTATATGTGAGGCTATCTAAAATACATACTACAGTAGAATTGAGGTGTATACATATGTCATTAAATATGTTTAGCAGCTGTAATTCACTATGGCTAGAAGTAACAGAAAATACAGGCAAAAAGGATTCTTTTAAAACTCTGTGAGAAGGTTATTGTATTACCTTGTGAGATGATGGATCGTCACCGCTAATCCCAACAACCTGAGCTCCTGCTTTCTTAAATTTCTCGTAAGAATCCCTGAAAGCACAAGCCTGTCGGAGTATAATAGTAATCTGTTAGTTCCTGCCTGCATAACCTAAAGGTCCTCTTTAATTGCAATTGGGTGACAAATATGTCTGTGAAACTATTCCCATAAAAGTAACAACTTAAAAAACATTGATCATACTATGTACCatgtagtaataataatagcTAGTAAGAAATGTAATACTggcagaggaaaaaaaaaaaggacctgTTTGGTGCAGCCAGGGGTTTCATCAGCTGGGTAGAAATAGACCACAGTTGGCTTGCCTTTAAATTTGGAGAGGCTCACATTTTTTCCATCCTGATCTTTCAATGTGAATGATGGTGGGACCGTACCTTTGTTCACCTTTcaagaaacacaaaaattcatagTCGTAGGTGATAATAAAACCAATAACTCTTAATTATTACAAAACGACTAGCTGTGGCATTGGCACcacaattttatattgtaaagtAATGTACCTTGGCAAAAATGGAACCTTtcactgaagaagaagaagaagatgggaTTGACAAGGCAGAAGAATAAGAGACCTTAAGGCCATAGAACTGAGATTGTGATGAATTGGAGATAATTGGAAGGTTATGAGAGAACAATGAGTGTCTAGGACTAAGAGTTTGAGTGGGAAGTAGAGAGGGAAGAGTGTGCTTTGGGAGAGTGAGTGAAGCCATGGATCGGATAGAGAAAGCAATGAATGAAGGGTTCTCCTATGAGTAAGCCACTCCCACTCCTTATGCTCTTCTAGTTTAGTTTTGTGTTGGTGCTTACTTGGGAAAGATAGGGAATAGAAATAGATTGGCTTCTGCCTTCTAGCGTGGACAATTGCTAACCATTAACTGCCCTTTGTCTCTAACCCACATCCTTCctcaaaaaatttgtttgttggCAAACTGGTAAttaggcttttttatttttattggtttaaaATCTAAGCACACAGCTATTTTGAAATGacttttgccacaatttttaGTGGAAAATTGTGAATAGTGAAGAAAAAGTGGTAAACTTATGTGAAAATGATAGGTAGCCAGTGACATTCACAATCTCCCACGTCataattgtagcaaaaattgtgGTATATGAAGAACTCTATTTATTagatgttttaacttttaattatgGGTTCCTTCTTTCACTGTTTCACTTGTGTGGTGAAAAATAATaagatcaaaaataaaaaaagaaagatgtcATTTGTGTAGATACAAGTCTCCTAGAAAATGggatttcaaaatcaaaatggtTAAATTTAACCATAATTTAACAATTAGTAGTATACCTTTCTTAATTATTGACAATAGCCATGAACCCATATTCCTTTACAAGTATAATATCAATACTTTAGCTTAAGTGGTTTGTTTTTGGATTTCTAATTAGGCTAGACTTGAGAATAActttgaattacattttctaaaattcaaacattGATATTATCTAGATCTCTTCGAGTGTTTGACTATGCTTTCGGGTGTTGGAGTATTTAACTATTTCTTTTAGTGTACATAACCCTCTCGTCCCACACGTATCAAGTTATTATAAGAAAGAATATTATAGGGGTGACCCCAAGATATTGACAAGAGTTTTCGAACTTAGAATCTCATAGATtttatgaggttttaaaaatcaCTAAACCAACCCTTCGTTCGAAATAGttgactccttttttttttttttttttgagaaacaaacacacacacacacgagggagagagaaatatgttctaacacaaaggcacaccacaactctactcaaaagccatggtaacttttaagggaggatGGAGCAAGTCGTattacacacaacacactctcttaagcaatgtaAGACAAttatccattcttttttttttgaaaaacaaatacacacacacacaagggagagggaaataGGTTCTAACATAAAGACACatcacaactccactcaaaagtcatggaatagaatggaaatgaataaaaagaataattttagaatattcttcccttcttttatttgagagtttttatggagggaatggaaagtccattctcttgtttgggagtttaagtgagaAAGAATGGAATAGGTAGGAGGGAAcgctcattcctctctatttccttaaaacctcaaattttcattccttccAAAATTGAGAGGAATgtgagggaatgaaattagatttaatgattttttttactaaaattcctaaaataccccaatatatttaacattttattttaaaataggggtctaatagtaatattgtcataagatgattccattccattctctctaTGTTACTTCCAAACATGATTActtacatttcattcattttcattccttttcattcatttattttaaaacatccaatcaaggttacttaattccatttcattccatttttttccattcctttccattcctttccattaCTTAtatacattccattcatttctatTCCCTTATgaccatttcattccattccattccattcccttattaACTCCTAAGCGAAGCCTTAAGGGAGGGTGAGGTAAGTTATATTACatacaacacactctcttaagtaatgtgggacaatttttttttgagaaacaaacacacacacgtataaggaagagagaaaaaaattctaacacgAATACACGTTACAACAGTGTAATATAAATTCTAAGTTGACTCCTTGATTcttaggttttttaaaaaaaagggttgactcaaatatataaattcttcgttaaaagaagaaaaagaaaaagaaaaaaaaggttttggatcaAATTAATGAGGCCAACTCCtctttaaatactaaaaataaaatctttaatcGTTAATTTTTAACTTGAAATGGAAAGGATTTCGGGGGATATCTAAAAGTTCGATGGGTTTATTCTAGCTAAGATTTCAAAGTCCACGACCTACCTTATTACATGGTACTGATTGTAGTATAGTACCACCGTAAAACCCTAAAACTCATTATTTTATAAGATCTGGTCGTAtacttttctttcaaattcaGCGGTGAAAATCGGTTACTGGGGTTAGTTGAATTGTTGGTTGGGTGGTTTCGGCCTTCTGGGTTTTTCATCTTGTCTTTGAAAAATGGAGGGGTTTCAGAAATTGATTCCTAAAATCTCTAAAGAGATTAAAAATGGGTCTGACACTCCCCTTTTGAGTGCTGctagaggaggaggaggagtttCTGCCGCTTTATCTTCGACTGATCAGTCTCATGTTTTGGTCACCAGGCCTCCACCTAGGTACTTCCATTACGCTTcctctcctttcttttctttttttgtttttttgttttttgtttttgtttttgtttatgttttttggtttttttgtttagtttccTCTTTGTTGaaatgctcttttttatttgtttatgcaacttgtttttcttttttaaaactaaGGTTTGACGATTGACAtgctcttatttatttatttatttattattattattatgatgatgATATAGTTTCTATGTTTTGGGGGGGATTGAGGACTGAGGAGTGCCCAGTGGAAATTCTGTAGAAGTTTATTGCTAGAAAGGGAACCACTGTCTCGTTTAGTGTTTAGTATTTGTCTTAATTTGTTAATGACATCTTTTACCAGCTATAATGGTTTTTGGGAATGTGGGAAAGTGTAAATCAGATGGAGAGTTTATAGTGGCATTTTGATCTGTTCTATTACAAGTTTACAACTGATCTTCTGAATTAGAATGTGGTAACTAATTAGCATGGTTTTCATGAGTTTTAGTTATCGAATTAGTCAATGAAAGGATTCATTATTTATgggatttttttgaaatttgatggTGAAAGGACTACCGTGAGGTGTTTTTGGTGGCTTCTAAGGCCATTAAATATAGCTTTTCATTTTTCCCCCCTGATATTGCATGGATGCAACCAATAGTgcttaatttaatttctttaacaGATAAAATAGTCCACTAACCTTTGGGGCAATTGTACTTCCCAAACTGATTTTACAAGCAGTATAGGAGTTTAGGTTAGCTAGTTTGCAGTATGAATTATACAATTACAATCTTTGGGCTATAGTGCTTGTTGAAATaactttttttgagtttttagaaACTCTAGGGAAACCAGAGTCTGATCAGCAGTTCCTCATTTCTCTTTTACCACTGCACACCCTtgatgcgatggtcactccacaagtataaatgcttgtggggtgtaggGGGCAAGGCCGGGGTTTAAGCCTTCAAGAGGAAG
This genomic window contains:
- the LOC115968361 gene encoding peroxiredoxin Q, chloroplastic, whose translation is MASLTLPKHTLPSLLPTQTLSPRHSLFSHNLPIISNSSQSQFYGLKVSYSSALSIPSSSSSSVKGSIFAKVNKGTVPPSFTLKDQDGKNVSLSKFKGKPTVVYFYPADETPGCTKQACAFRDSYEKFKKAGAQVVGISGDDPSSHKAFAKKYRLPFTLLSDEGNKVRKDWGVPSDLFGTLPGRQTYVLDKNGVVQLIYNNQFQPEKHIDETLKLLQSL
- the LOC115969554 gene encoding uncharacterized protein LOC115969554: MEGFQKLIPKISKEIKNGSDTPLLSAARGGGGVSAALSSTDQSHVLVTRPPPRQVVSLLTCSKLCAISFVVGVVFGFTLKRRVKRWASNILKRLKDN
- the LOC115968362 gene encoding peroxiredoxin Q, chloroplastic-like, with product MASLTLPKHSIPSLLSTQTLSPRHSLFSHNLPIVSNSSQSQFYGLKVSYSSSLSIPSSSSSVKGSIFAKVNKGTAPPSFTLKDQDGKNVSLSNFKGKPTVVYFYPADESPGCTKQACAFRDSYEKFKKAGAQVVGISGDDPSSHKAFAKKFRLPYTLLSDEGNKVRKDWGVPSDLFGTLPGRETYVLDKNGVVQLIYNNQFQPEKHIDETLKLLQSL